A stretch of DNA from Oryza brachyantha chromosome 9, ObraRS2, whole genome shotgun sequence:
gagcatccccagcaAATCAGTTATCCCATCATTCattctgaaaatagaggatggagCGTAAAAGTTAAACTCCATCAGAGCATCTATccaattttctatttttagatgtcatccatatttagaTGTTATCTCTTCATCTTCCAAagatatatggatgatgtcatatatggatgatctactggagtacaaagagatataaaggataaaatccaaatgaagatatggatgaccaaatttagatgagttgttgggaTGCTTTTACCTTCCTTTTGATGGTTTCTCCAACGAACTTCTCACTGTGGCAtggtcactgacatgtgggcctcaCATCTTCCAGGCTCACATGACAGGCTCACATGACGGTGACTACGTTAGAGAGGAGTAATGTGAGACGATCTCAATCCATCTAAGATATAGTCAGATCTAGATAATTCGGTTCGACATGCATCTTTATTGTTTTAAATCAGAAAAATACACCACACTTGTACTGATACCAATCCATATAGGGATTGATATGTACCTCTAGATTGTAATCGTAATCGGTTTTTCTTTCATAGTTCTATCAAGTCACAACCAAGTCAAGTCCTGTTGCTTTTTGTTGTCAGTTCTTTTAAGATAGTTtccaaaacttttatgtagCCTCCAATTAAATCTCAACCATTCTAATATAGAATCACGATGATGTGATGatgtataattttcttttttctacaATTAATATGGTAATTTCTAACTCTTAGAGCAAACATAGGGCCTTATTTTCGATATATCTTTATAACATAAGAAGTAATGCCGTCCGTGTGTTTGCACAACTGaatttataacatttttatattttgcatcCATTATTTTGTTCTTCAAATTCCAAAAACATTTTGCCTCTCATAATTGTTGTCATTtcaatataactatatttaatattcatatattgaAGAAATCAGTTATATAACCTCTATTAATTGACTATTTCacttatgttattttttggcACTACAATATATGCTTcactttaatataaaaaaagtcacttGCTTTTATAACCACCTATATGCTCTCACACCATGTTAGGTCAGATATTGTCTGCCCTATATTTCTTGATGTGGCTTTTCATTCGCAGTGATATACGTTTTTTCTCCTAGTGCTAATTAATTGCACACGATGATTCTGATGTAATCTaagtgaaattttatttaagatCTTAACTGAATCTCAACCGTTCTAATTTAGGTTTAGGACAGTCAAATGgtgaacatattttttttctccaactaCTATTGTAGTTTGTGTCCCTGGTGAAGTGGTACTTTCTTTATCAGCTATCTTTGTGTTATAATAAAAGAGATAgacagaaaatatattattgtatGTTCTCAcaattaaacaatatattttcttttttatcaattaaaatGATAATTTGTTGGCCAGGAGAGCGAATGAAACATTgaaaaagttaatagtcctACAAAATTTcatgaacaaacaaaaatgtttaacaaaaatacatataccATGTATTACTTGTTTTTTCACTACACCACAACACCATAGAGGAGGTCATGGTCTACcggtaaaaaaactatttggtGCCACTCAGTCTGCCAGTATAGGGAATGGCACACTATCTGCcggtagaaaaataaattttcagcACACTCTCTATCGACAAAGATTGATGACAAATTATCTGTAACTAATAGGATAATCATGTCAATTTGTGTGTCACTATGTCTATATACACTGAAAAAATATGGCGCCGAACTGCATATtctaactaaatatatttctatttttattttgtatgaacttattttttatgcgGGAATGCATCttctaattaaatatatggtcccacattGGGAAGTAGGTTAGCAGAcagaaatagtttttatttattttgctatatTAATTGAATCTAATTATTCGTCTAGAATTAAATACCTCATAAAGTGCTCTTGCCTGAATGTCTGGTTGTCATGTTGCCCGTCTTATACTTCTACGTAGCTTTATGTGAACAATAATTCCTCAAGAGAAACACCAAATTGGACAGCTCAAGGCCAAGTCCAACTCATTCTCCTGTCTCATCCATCAAGCGTACCAATCAAAGATTCTAAAGGTTGTTTTCCTCTCTTAAAGTTACtactatactattatatttagGACTTCAGAACAAGCCTTAATTTAAATCTATGCAATCAATCTACACCATTATACTCAGTGTTTTTCTCGTTTTGTTGCCATCTACcgtttgaagtttttttttattgaattaaTGCGATAATTTCTAGCCTTAAGAAGAAACATGATGGCATCTTTTCAagctatatttttcaaatttacaaGATTGATGTAAAAATGCACCCTAACAATTTTTGGTAGTTTTGTTTTGAAGATAAAGTAGGATTTGGCCGTATAACAGTTTGTTCTATATCAATaacaaaccaaacataaaCAATGTACCTACGAACATAAATTTGCCTAGGTTAAGAATTGTTACGTAGCGATCCAAACATACTTTGCAGGCCCCCACGTTTATAATCTcttcgaagaaaaataaactctacaAGTGGTAACAGGATTGCCATGAATACATCTGTACATTGTTAATATACAATGCCGTCCAAATCACAAGATCATACAAATTGCGTCAGCTTCTactgaatgaaaaaaaaatacattacaaTGTCGattcaaaactcaaaaaattttagccatGAAACAAATAATGCTTCTACAAAACTCCCATGcttttttataatttcaatTTAATCCTATCAGACCATTTGAATATATCAGAATAAACCTGGTCACCGCCAAGTTCTTCACCAGTTGCCCCAGCAGCAATCCTGATAATATCCTCGATCAAAGCAAAATTGCCCATGATATCAACGTGCGCACCACTCTGGGTTCCCCTGCCTTCCAGGAGATTTGAAGGTGGAGAATGACTATATTCTCTCACGTACGTCTTGCTGCCAGAAGGGTTGAAGCGTGTTTTTCCTCGCCAGCCTTTTGCGCACATATATCCTGCACTAAGAACCGGTACGGTCTCATCACCATTAGCCAGGTAAACCCCGCCTTTCAGACAGCTATTCTCGTCGCCACCCTCCGCTGAAGTGTCTATCTGAAAAGGTATATAACATTCTGCTTGCGGGGCTAATTTATAGACATATGCTCTCTCTGTTGGAATGCCAACTCCATACattgaaaatatttccatttcAGGTGCATTCGGTAATCTGCAAATGAAAGGATTACAAGGCATAAGGTGAACAGAATGTGCAGATAGAAAAACTATACTTGATTCGCAATGAACTACATTACTAAATGTTCATCTTTTAGCTTGGTGGTGTAATGGATCTGTTCATCCTCAATTGGTGCAGAGGCCAGAAGTTATATACTCCCTATTCCAAAGCTACATGTTCTGCATAAATCTAAACCGCATGTTTCGCAAGAAACGAAACATACTAGAATAAGAAAGTTGGCAAAAGACTCTTACTTTGTCTCCAAGGGGTTTGACCAGTATTTGTAGTGGCCGTACTTTGGATCATCCAAGTTGTCAGCAATCCCATATGAGAAGTGAACACTTCCACGCTGCATCATCCTTGGAGCAACAAAGCGAAGAAGGTCTATAATGGAACCAGCAGTGTAAACTTTGTAGTCTGCAACTGCCTTTATTCCACCCCATCCTAATTCATGGTACTCTGTCCATATATCCCGGCATGATGTGTTGGAATGGGCAATATTATTACCTTTGACAGCATCCTGCAACAAGTATAGCATTAAGGTTCTAACTATAATCATAAACTTCTTACAACCCCATCTTTAGAAAATCAAAACACATTGAAGATAAACATAGAACACTACATAGCATGATGGAACTTAAAATTATTGAATGGTGAAatgaaactataaaaaatggaGATGCATAAGTGTGTAAAACTAAGAGCATAAAAGCCTGTAATTACATAAACAAGTAAAAACTAGTAGAATCTTCTAATGCATGTGCGGACCGGAAGCGCAGTGTAAACACAGAATGGTGAGAGCAACTTTCTTTGGACTCATTTTCTAATAGCATGTAAGCAAAGAAATACCTGAACCATGGGTTGAGCAAGGTGAGTTAGCCATAATTACACAGGTAATTATCACTAAAGGAGGAGGGATGTTACAGAACGAATACAAAGGAAACACAAGATTTCTGGGATATCTAAAGCAAACTACTAGATGAATTGACAAGTAGCATGTGAAAATACTACAAACCTAGCAATATAGTGATCATAAGACTGATAGTCCTAATAAGCAAGAGATGGTAATATGCTTCTGAATACTCACGCGAAATTCTATCTGCTCAATTTCTGAAGATAGAGCTTCTGCTACATCTTTACCAAAAGAGACAATTCTTCCATAGTTAACAGGCTCTGGATGAACTTCGTTTTGCCCGTTAACATTCTTAGAAACCTCAGAATCATTGGTTTTCTGATTCTTAGCTTTACACTCAAAACCATCTTCTGGAGACCAATTCAAATCTCCCCAAATAGTGTCACCACCCTTAGGAATCATTGACATTGTTGAATCCCATGTCCGAGTCATACGCATCAAATGGCGTAAGGTCTGAAGTCCAAGGAAGTCAGAGTCTAGGACTTCTGGTGCAATAGCTCTGTGTGTGGATACTATAATATTAGATGAGGGGCAATAACCATTTCACGTAACGTAAAGGATAATATACCATGCACAGCAGAAAATTTGTTGTTTAAGTGAAGCCAGAAAAGTAAATACTACTCGTACTACAGCAATGGTATAAAATTTCACAATTTTGAATAAAGGACAATCTTCTATCTCAGATGGCACATTGTAAGTAATAATCTAGTGATATTTCATTTGAGCTAGAAAGAAATTACCTTATAGGATGATAAAGATGTAACCCTATCAAACTGGTCCTAAGGTAGTAACATGCTAAGTTGGGTTCCTGGACATTCATTGGCATAGGAACATATAACATGCAAACGATATGCATTGATGATTCATTCATACAATTGTAAAGCACATGGAGAAGATTTGAAAGGATGAATGGCACTGCTATAGAGAAACAGTTAAAACTGTGACCAGTTTAGAGAATAACAACATCAACCAAATTTCTTTAGATAAACACAAATGACCAATTGCAGCAGGTACTTCTCAAGCGCTTCCAATACTATTAGCATTAAGAAGGTTTctagttttatcatctagCATTTCATTGATATATAAAATGCTATCATgtcttatttatatttcacCTCCAAGAAAGTATCAAGAAGGCAGCTAATCAattactcaaaagatttatgcAATGACATTTCTAAGCTAAATCAAGTACTTCAATGGCTCCTGCTAACTTTATCAGAGAGCACAGGTCATCATGGTTAAATCATACAGTATGCAAAGTGGAGTATTCAGTATTGAAAACTTCAGTACTTACTCAAATCTATTTCTTAACACAGTTAAATACTAATTATATCTGACTAAGGTTCGAGGAAAAAAAGCTTCACTCGATGGATAACTGGATGCTACAGGCAGAGTTGTTAACTGAGTTAAATTCAGGATTATCTCAGTTAAACTCAGATATTAATCAAACTAATGACAAAGCTAGAGGGTGTTGCATGTTAGCAGTTATGAATTGAATTCATAAGTATATAGTACTATAAACAACTGCATTATGAACTAATATGGTTTCAAGATAAAACCTCATAACTCCTGACAATTCTATGGCGGAGCTACAGACTTTTGATTACAATTACCTTGCAACAGCAACATCTTTAGCTTCAGACGAGAAAAGACCAGCAACAGCCTTAGGAACTCCTAAGAAAGGTCCACCAATATTCATTACAGCTTTGATGTGCTTTGCACACCAATTtggaccaccaccaccacccatgGGAGGAGGAGCCTCAACCCACTTCATAAAATGCAGAAAATAGAGAACCCCCATAGAATGTGGGATCACCACAACCCTATTTCCACCATTAGTCGCTACCAGGAGTTCAATGTTACTTTTTATCCTGCTCAGAGTTTGATCACGAACCTGCAGGCGGCAATTTATATTACAAATAAGTATCATCTAACCTAATCTTAAGCTCTATGGAAAACATAGCCAAGCATCAAAGGATATCCATGTTTTTAAGTGCACTAAAAATTGTTTACCTCAGTGTTCTGGAAAGATAACCTCCAATCATATGCAGCCATGTACATAGTCTTTTCTTCATATCCAATACGAGCTAAATTTGCAATCAAGACAGCCCAAACAAAATATCCAGGAACAAAATAGTCTGCTGCCACTAGGCCTGTGACAGGCCGAACTCTTATTCCCGGTTTGTCTAATCCGGTTTCATTGTCCAGTGACATATGTTCAACCCAGCATAAAGGCCTGAAAATGTTTCACAAGAACTATTGAGAAAGTGGGTGCATGACTATGCAGCCCAAGTAATAGTGCACAACAGCACATGTAGCTAACATGTGTTGCACTAACAGAACACAATAGGTCATTACACCATGCTAACTTCTAGAGTGAaaaacaaagatttgatgACTGAAGGCTGAAACACAAAATGGACAAATGAACTGAACAGTGCTATATGCAGCCGGCCCATGTGATGGGAGGAATAGAACAGTAGCTATGCCTTCTAGTGTTGGTGTTAATGTACCACATTTAAGTAACCACCACACAAAGATTAGGAACATATTATTCATTTAGAAATATGTCTATCAGGATATTTGGTATCTTCATTTTCCCATAACTAGACAGCAGGGCGGATCCAGGAAAAAATTATAGGGAGGGCTGAATAAACCGGCTGCCCTGTGCGGGTGCGCCCCTGTCGCCCTCCGCCGTGCCACGTGTGCCGGGTTCCCTGTCATGCCACGCGCCTCTGCCGACCCCTACCGCGTGCGTAAGCCACTCGCCGCTCGGCCCGCTCCTatgcgctcgccgtcggctgcCAGCTGACGACCGCCTCTGCCGCTCCGTGCATCCATCGTCCACCGCCAGCCGCCTAGAATTGGGTGGGTGTGAGTGAGGATTAGGGTACTGTGGTGGGAAGGGGGTGTGGATTGGGATGAGAATAAACGGTTTGGATGGAAACAGATGAAAATGGATGGCTGAATGTCGATGGTTGTGTTCTAAGTGGGCTAGGCCAAGGAAACAAACTTGCTAGGCTTCGTTTTATAACGGTCCAACTAACTTCATCTTCTACCTCCAACCACGAACTGAAGAACTTCATCCCCCATCCCATAAAACCATGGAGAAAATTTGTAGGGGGGGCTTAGGAGGGGGGCTAAGGGGGGTCTCCATGGGATAGGCGCCGGTAGTGGGGGCTGAAGACCCCCCAGCCCCcatgccacctccgccgctgctAGACAGGATATTACCCAAATCAATcttatctatatatgttgGCCCACTATAAAGAAAAGTCTACTGTAACCGTTACTGGGCAAGCAGGAAATAAACAAGAGCACTTATTTCTCTCTTGGTTCATTGTCCATGAGGTGCAACTATCATGATGCCACTATCACACCACTTTGGGCAAGGAACACTTCATTTAGGCCTAGCATGCAAGCATTACAATGAGACAACTCATATCGTACATAGAGATTTTCCTTGAAGAATTGGCTgggtaataaaaaaacaaaacatctaACAATCTTCAGAACTAACAGGTTGTATTGGAGAATGCAATACTGTatcaaataaagaaacaaataatGATGCATAATTCCTTACCCaaatcattatagtttataacaattatatttttgtgcttaACCATCAACCAAAACATCAAAGCAACGAAAATTGCTGTCACAAAAACACAAGATAATTACAACAATAACACCACTTTAACGAGTCAGGTTGTGTTATTACACTACATAGTGCAGCATATTGTCCTCTATTGTCTATTCTTTTTATGGATGTTTTTAGGCAGAAGCTATGGCATAAACATTTAGGTGATGTTTTCAATATGTACAACTATGGCAAACAGTTGGGGACAGGGTATGGTTGCATTTATTGTAAAGAGTACACCAAGGTGCTAACAAACACTGTAACCACATGACTTTATCAAAGCTCACTGGTTAATCGTTCAAAGTTATATAGTTTCACAATcccaaattttgcaaaacagCAGTATCACCACccctaaaaaatagataaccAGTTTATGTAAGATTGTTTCTCTAGTTGCAGGTATACATGGACAGCTATAGCTCAACAACTCGAGGCTTAGAAGCAAGGACTGGAAGGTAAGTTATTCAGAAATCTTGTGAGTACTCTCAACAGAAAGTAGGCAAGATGGATCTTTCAAGAAAAGAATACTTGAATGATGGAACAGTCAAGGTCCCTTCAATCAAAACCTATAAGGCATGCCCATAAGAAATCATGCCAAAAGCTCCTTCTCATTCAAATTACAGTTCACTTCTAAAAACCCTATAAGTACACAGTACAGAagcattttgtttgttttgatcAAAACCGTTTCTACATCTGGTCAAATCATCGTCTAATTGATTTTGCTAGTAATAGTAAAAAGTGAAATCAAATagtgaaaaaagagagagcatGGTTCAACCTCAGAAGTTTACCGTACGGCCCTAAAGGGAACCACTTGCCTATTCACAGTCACACTTTCCTGATACTGCCAAGAATCACAGAATTTCAAGACAAATGAAATAAATTGCTGTCCCAACATTTCAACTTTTTCCTGGTAAATCAAATTTGAGACATCTCAAGCAATTAGAAAGCTGACCATTGAGGAAACAAGGGCAAAAACTTTCTTATCAAGCACCATTCCAAATTTGTACTTACCAACAGAACCCCAATCCTTCAGCAGTAACAAAAAAGAATCACAATGAAAATGAATAGTTATTCTTTGTATTTAGCACCCGACCAATTTGGAATCATACAACGTAGTGATTTTTCCAAGGCATACTACAGAAACTTGAAAAAGGGTACCCCGAGACCAAGAAGGATTGAAATAAGCTAAGCCTCCTTCCGAAGTCCTAATTCACAACTCACAAAACAAAAGTCACCCAAAAAGGAACAAACACTTCTCAAATTGAAGCATCACGGCATTATAATTTCAAAAACCAACACTGAACCAATAGATACAACCAATGACAAACCAAAGATCAATGCTCTATAACTCGAAGAAGAATTCCAATGGTACTTGCGTAAATTAGTGTTATGGCCAATGGTAATtcgagagagggagggagatcgattgagggagagagaaggcggaggaggaagcaACCTCTTGTACACGTCGCCGAATGTGCCGCCCCAGAGGCGCTTGCGGAAGAGCCCCTCGGCGCAGTGGTGCCCCTCCCAGAGCTCGAGGCCGCCGGTGACGATGCCCGGCACGAACACGACGGGGTGCTTGGCGCGCAGCCCCTCCTTCTGCAGCTTGACCCCGGGCGGGTCCGGGAGCGGCCCCGTGATCGCCTCCGTGACGTACTGCGGGAACGACGCCGGCATCGCGTTGTAGAGGAAGAGCAGCAGCCACCACGCGGAGCACACGCACCCCACCAGCCAGCAGCAGCTGTCCACGCACGACCACTTGGCCTTCGTCCGCTTCGTCGCGTCCTTGGACggcggccccggcggcggcgggggagcacccgccgccgctgaggaggacgaggacgacggcttCTTCCCCTTCTCGTCGTGGTCGGAGCCATTGCTGCCCTCATCGTCCTGCGCGGGTGacggccccggcggcggcggcggctgctgcttcCGGCGCCGCAGGAGCGacatggctgctgctgctgcgacgGGGAGAAGGGGGTGGGGGGATGGGGGAGACCTACCGGCGCGGGCGCACGCGCATCCCGGGCGGTGGAAACCctaggcggcgcggcggagggagcgaggcgagggcgaggcggcttCGCGGGGTTCGCGCGTGTGAGgtcggggagggagagaggccaCCCGCCCGAATGCCACCGGCGCACCGGAGCTCCCGTGCACCCGGTGCACGTGGGGAGACTACTGTCGATGTGGGCCCCGGGGGCGGAAAGCTGAGGGAGCGGTGCAGAAAGACCCCGTGCAGGCAGGTACGCTTTGCGGGGGGGACTGCGAGCTTGGCTGGATCGGGAGGGATATCTGGGCCCGACCCGTCGTGGGGCCAGGTCGTCGGTCAGAGGCGGTGGTGGGCCAGCGTTGGCTGCTAGCGAAATAATGGCGATTCCGTCACCGAAGAATCCGACCCAAAAAGTAGagtattttttctctctcatgcACCGGGCACTGACGTAACTACTCTCTCTGTcccgataaaaataaattatttggttttgatCGTAAGTCTTATTCGAAAAATTTtcgaaatttaaaaaaaaaatagtcacacctAAATTActaatcataatttatcatctaacaaaaataaaatattaatcataattttatttttaaataagacgaaaagtcaaatattataagtaaaaagtgaaagatagatttattttagaaatacacTATTAGAGCAGTATAATTTTAAGG
This window harbors:
- the LOC102703714 gene encoding phospholipid:diacylglycerol acyltransferase 1 translates to MSLLRRRKQQPPPPPGPSPAQDDEGSNGSDHDEKGKKPSSSSSSAAAGAPPPPPGPPSKDATKRTKAKWSCVDSCCWLVGCVCSAWWLLLFLYNAMPASFPQYVTEAITGPLPDPPGVKLQKEGLRAKHPVVFVPGIVTGGLELWEGHHCAEGLFRKRLWGGTFGDVYKRPLCWVEHMSLDNETGLDKPGIRVRPVTGLVAADYFVPGYFVWAVLIANLARIGYEEKTMYMAAYDWRLSFQNTEVRDQTLSRIKSNIELLVATNGGNRVVVIPHSMGVLYFLHFMKWVEAPPPMGGGGGPNWCAKHIKAVMNIGGPFLGVPKAVAGLFSSEAKDVAVARAIAPEVLDSDFLGLQTLRHLMRMTRTWDSTMSMIPKGGDTIWGDLNWSPEDGFECKAKNQKTNDSEVSKNVNGQNEVHPEPVNYGRIVSFGKDVAEALSSEIEQIEFRDAVKGNNIAHSNTSCRDIWTEYHELGWGGIKAVADYKVYTAGSIIDLLRFVAPRMMQRGSVHFSYGIADNLDDPKYGHYKYWSNPLETKLPNAPEMEIFSMYGVGIPTERAYVYKLAPQAECYIPFQIDTSAEGGDENSCLKGGVYLANGDETVPVLSAGYMCAKGWRGKTRFNPSGSKTYVREYSHSPPSNLLEGRGTQSGAHVDIMGNFALIEDIIRIAAGATGEELGGDQVYSDIFKWSDRIKLKL